CCGCATATACCTTCTTTCCCTTATGATTCTTTTATATATTTTTGCTTGTTACATTCACGAAATGAAAAAAAAGTTTTTGTGTTACTTTCTAACTACTTCACTTTTACTTTTTTTTTGGGAGTTGTTTGCTAAAAACAACGCATCTTTTTCTTTTTTATGTCCCCCGCCTTCAAAAGTAGCAGCTAATTTTTTACAATCTCTACCTCTAATTCTTTCTTCTTCCTGGTATACTCTACAAGGAATTTTAGGAGGATTCTTTTTAGCAGTATTGTTATCGCTAACTCTAGTGATTATCATGCTAGCTTACAAGCCCGCTAAAGAACTCCTACACCCATTTTTTATTTTTGTACAATGTACCCCAATGTTTACCCTAGCACCCCTAATCGTGCTATGGTTTGGCTGGGGACTCAGCGCCGTGGTAGTCCCCACGGCACTCACAGTATTTTTTCCCCTTACAATAGCAATCTATCAAGGAATTACATCGACTCCTGAAGAACTCCTCGAGCAATTCATCTTACATCAAGCTACTCGAAAACAAATTTTCATTAAATTACGCCTTCCCCATGCTCTCCCGCATATCTTTTCAGGGTTAAAAATTGCTATGGGATCCGCAGGATTCGCAGCGATAGCTGGAGAATGGGTAGCCTCACAATCAGGTCTCGGCATACTCATTTTAGAAAGCAGAAGAAATTATGATATGGAAATGACCTTCTCCGGTCTGTTTGCTCTAACAGCAATAACTTTCATACTATTTCAAACTATCTTACTTAGTGAAAAACTCACGTTCGCATTATTTAGAATAGAAAAAATAACAAAATTTAGACTGGTAAAATTTAAATTAGCTGTTTTATTCATTCCTTTACTTCTCATTCCTATCTGGAAAGTCAAAAGCAAACAAGCGCAGATCAACAGTCTAACACCCATAACTTTGCTTTTAGATTGGACACCTAATCCTAACCACATCCCCTTATATGCTGGGGTTGCTCAAGGATTTTTCTCTGAGCAAGGTATAGACTTACGCATTCAAAAAAGTACATATACTGGCGCTGTTATCCCTCATATATTATTTGAGCAGGTAGACCTCACTCTGTATCACGCCCTCGGAGTAATAAAAACCTCTATTCAAGGAGCTCCTGTACAAATAGTTGGCTCTCTCATAGATTCTACATTGCAAGGATTCATCTATAGGCTTAGTGATAACATCACAAAGATAGAAGATCTAAATAATAAAGTTTTAGGGTTCTGCTTAAACAATACCCGAGACCTTTCTTGCTTACTAGAAACACTACGCCTGCAGGGCGTAGTGCCTTCAGAAGTTAAAAATGTCAGTTCTGATTTGATTTCACCCATGCTACTAAAGAAAATCGATTTTCTTTATGGGGCTTACTACAATATTGAAGGGGTTAAATTAAACACGTTAGGAACCCCTGTAGGATGGTTTCTTTCTGATTCTTATGGTCTCCCTACGGGTCCTCAGCTGCTGCTATGCGGGAAAAAAGATACGAAAGCGACATCACCACAAGTAGTTCAAGCTATTCAAACAGCACTTCAAAAAAGCATCAACTTTTGCCAAAAACATCCTAAAAAAGCTTTTCAAGCTTATGTTAAGGCTACACAAGATACTCCTAAAATACTTAAAGACGAGATTTTACAATGGGAAATGACTTATCCTCTCCTAGCAAAATCTCAAGATCCAATAAGTGAAAAACTCGCAAATACTTTGTTACAAGCTATTATACATCGCTATCCAAACTTCACAGATAAAATCGCAGGGTTTTCCTTAAGTCAAATCTACCCGACTACCTCGCTGGTCGTCCAGGATGAGAAAAAACATGAGCAAGACGAGATAGCACATCTCGAAGGACTTCCATCGGCTTCTGATCAGCTCTAATACGCGAGACCTTATGAATAGGATAGTATTGAATTAATGCGTCGATATCTTTCTTATAAGAAGCTAAACGCTTTTGCAAAACTTCAACACTAACCTCGTTAATTCTTCCCTTACTATATAAAGAATGCTGGGTTCTCTCAAGTAATGTTGCCTCTTCATGGACTTCTAAAATAATTACATGACGCACAGTAATATAAGACTCGAGAAGCTTCGCCTGTCCCAAAGTTCTCGGAAGACCACTAATAAGCAAATCTTGACGATCTGGAAGAAATTTCCCCGTAGCAATTAACCCCTGAACATAATAATTCCATACGGCAACAACATCCTCATCAGGAACTAATGCTCCTGTAACCGCATACCTATGAAAAAGTTGGCGGATAGGGGACCCTATAGGATAACAACGAAAAATATCCCCTAAAGAGACATAAACCTGACTTCCCCCATGAGCTATAAAATCTCCTAATAAGTCTTTACCTGCTCCCGGAGGACCAAATAAAAGAATGGAAGAAAAAGGCTTAGTATACAATTTTATACTATTCGCAATCGTTTCGTCTATCATAGGATAATTTCGCTGAATTTAATTAACATATTTCTCCACACTTTAGTTGATTACCTTGAAAAATAATAGTCCTACCATATAAAAATTCTTCCCATGAACAGCGTTTCCTTTTTATTACCTCAGGCCTGCATATTATTATTAGCAGCTGACACACTAACTAATGTTTTAGTATTGAACTTGGTGCTTTCCCGGTTCTCTAGAAAAGAACGCTTGTTATTATTGGTAAAAGAAAGCTTCTTTGCTCTGTTGGGGATGTTTGCTCTCTACTGGGCTGCTTTGGGTACCCTACATGTCCTAAAAACCCCTCTATGTGCCATACAAGCCGTCGGAGGAATTGCAGTGACTCTATCGGGACTACGAGCGGTTTTAAATCTAAGTAAAGAAAATAGTTGGAAAAGCTTTACAACGGGAACCTCTTTATCCTCGGTAACGCCGATAGCCTTACCCCTGATGATTGGACCCTCCTGGTTAGCAGCTTGCTGTATTTTAGTAGGGAAGAATTACAATTTTGCTTCGGTTTCTTTTATACTTGTTCTCTCTTGGATCTTAATTTCCTTAACCACTATTCTTTTACAGGTGTTTGTTGGAGGCGGCCAGGGAAAAGCTAAGGTTCTTCTCGCAACACAAACCGTCCTAGGTCTTTTTGTGACAATCGTAGGCACACAACTGTTGCTGTCTGGATTGCAACAGGCTTTCTTATAACAAGAGACTTTTTATGTTAACTCTGATTAATCTTAGTCTGTTATTTTACGTGCTCTTCGATGCTCCGGGATCTGTTCCCGTTTTCGTGTCTTTGTTAAAAAATTACTCCGCGAAAAAACAACAGCGTATCATCCTCAGAGAATGTATCTTTGCCCTCATTACTCTCCTACTGTTTATTACTTTCGGTAGAAAAATCTTTCAGTTTCTTGATATTTCCCTATACGCATTCCAATTCATAGGCGGGGTGTTACTCTTCTCAGTATCACTGAAAATGATGCTAGTATCTCCATCTTCAAATGCTGATAACGCTGCAGGACAATCCGAACCTATTTTTTTCCCTCTTGCTTTCCCTATAATTACCGGCCCTGCCGTAATTACTTCGTTGTTAAGCTATATGGAGGAGCGATTATTCTCTAAGGAAATCATCCTAGGTGCTATGATTATAGCTTGGGTACTTTCTGTATTTACCTTATTAAGCTCTAGCTTCTTTAATCGTATTCTAGGATCATCCGGATTACTCGCCCTAGAGAGGCTCTTCAGCATAGCCTTGTTATTAATGTCAGCAAACCTCATGCTTAAAGGCATTTCAATAGCGTTTAACATAGGGTTTTATATTAAGTAGTGTAATTTAAATGAAAAGAAATGACCCCTGTTGGTGTGGAAGCAATCGCAAGTGGAAACATTGCCACTATCCTCAATCTCCTCAACTATCCTGGGAGCAACAAAAAGAATACTACGCTTCGCATTATAACATTATTTTAAAAACTCCCGAGCAGATAGAAAAAATCCGTCATGCTTGCAAAGTCACAGCAAAAATTCTTGATGAGCTCTGCAATGCAGCTAAAGAAGGTGTTACCACCGAAGAGCTAGATCAGCTCTCTCGTAAATTACATAAAGATTATAACGCCATTCCCGCTCCTTTAAATTACGGCTCCCCCCCCTTTACAAAAACAATTTGCACATCATTAAACGAAGTTATCTGCCACGGTATTCCTAATGATATTCCCCTAAAAAACGGCGATATCATGAATATAGACGTTTCTTGCATTGTCGATGGCTACTTTGGAGACTGCAGTAAAATGGTCCTGATAGGCGACGTTTCTGATATAAAAAAACGCGTATGTCAAGCATCCCTTGAATGTTTAAACGCATCTATTGCCATTTTAAAGCCTAACTTACCCCTTTGCGAAATCGGAGAAGTAATTGAGGAATGCGCAGATGAATACGGTTTCTCAGTAGTAGATCAGTTCGTAGGTCACGGAGTGGGAATACAATTCCATGAAAACCCCTATGTTCCTCATTACAGAAATCGTTGCGAGATACCTCTAGCTCCTGGAATGATATTCACCATAGAGCCCATGATCAATGTTGGTAAAAAAGAAGGGATTATTGACCCTAAGAATCATTGGGAAGCAAGAACTTGCGACAATCAGCCCAGCGCACAGTGGGAACATACCGTATTAATTACTGAGACAGGTTATGAGATACTAACTCTTCTAGAGAAGTAATCTCCTCCTCTAAATTCTCTATATGCTCTAAAAGATCTTGAATCATTTCGATATCTTTCATATCGGAGAAATTTGAAGAATTTTCCTCTTGTTTTTGTAGGGCTAAGTATTCTTCACGAACTAAAAATAACTCCCTACGAGCCTCCAATAACGCCTCGGATTTTTCACCAAACTGCTCTTGCAACTGTAGGTATTTGTCTTTGTATGACTTGCTCTCAGCATCGATAGAAACAGCTTTGACAGCTTCCTGATTCTTCACAAAATCACGCAGCTGAACTAATTCCTCATCCTTTTGATCTAAAACTACCTGAAGCTCTCCTAACCTTAGGCGCAACTCACTAATCTCTTGAACATGTGAGCTAAGATTTTGGCATTCATTTTCAAGGCTTTTCCTCAGCAGTTTCTCCTCAACAAGCTCATTTTCTAAAGATGCCAATTTTGCATCCTTTTCTTGCAAAGCACGAATCCATAGCTGAGTATCCTCTTGCTTCCTTTCACCAGAAAACGTTTCTTTTCCAGAAACCCAAGAAACAACCGAAGTAGCCTCATCACCAGCAACAAGACGAACATATTCATTGTGTAAAACAGCATAGTCTTCCAACCAACTGTTTTTCTGATCAGCAAGAATTTGCAAATCTAAGGCCATGTTTTCCTGCTTCTTACAGGAATCTTGAAGCAAAGCACGACACTCCTGAAGTTCCAACTCTAGAGATTGCGCACGCTGCTCTAAAAACTCACACGCCATAGATTTATCATGAACCGCTTTATCATAAGAAACTTGGACCCCTGCGTACTCCTCAGAAAGACGGTCATACTTCTGTTGCTGAGCATCATTTTCTTCATCAATAAGAGAAATGCTAAATGCAAAAATTCCCCAAGATAACAAGAAGGTTCCTGCCAGCCCTAAACCCCATAATAACGAAGAACAAGTAGCAATATGCTTACAGTAATACACTGATAGAAATAAACAAGAAGCTACCCCATATCCCCAAAAACGGAAATACACAGAAGCAACTAAAACTAAAGCAGAAAAGCATATCAAAGAAGGAACTAAAGTCGCGTCAGCAATAGACGCACAACCTAATCCACCCAAAATCAAAACTATAGACGATAGAAATACCCACTCTAAAGAGAAAGTCCTACATCTACCTACCAAATTTTCCCACTTAAACCTTTGATAGACCTTTTGATAAAGATGCTTATTAAAAACGTGCATGGCCTCAAATCCCATACATGACTACTCCTAAGACTCTTCCAGCGAATCTTGAGCTTTAGTTAATAAATAGCTAATTACAGCAGGATCTCCTTCATAGGTCATCTCTACCTTCATCTTGCCATCTGAAGACGCATGCCCGCAAGTCACCAGTACATAGGCACTCACATCCTCATTGAAAGCTCCTGCACTGTCATCACATTCGTTTCCAGACACTTCCTTCTCCTCTCTAGCCAAAGGCCGCTATACAATTAAGTGACATACATTCACTGATTGATAACAAGTCCTTTATTTTCTTTAGAAACTCTAAATTTTAGAGATCAAAACTTTTTTATTTTTACCGCAATCTTTTTTAATTTTACTTGTTACTAAAAGAAAACCACTTATTAAACAATCCTGCAATTAACTGAAATTATTATTTAATAAAACGATTTGTTTATTGGTAAAATAAAACTAAACAAAACTAAAAAATTTTCTATTATGACAGTACAACCTACAGGCATCACACCCGCAGCTTCAGTTACTGCAGGAGCAGCAACACCAGCCGCCGCGCTTCCACCTTTAGATCCATTAAATACACCCCCTATTGGTGCATTGCTTTTTAGCATTTACGAGCTTCTTTTACAAGCGATTGAAATTCGACAACAAACAGTTCTGACTCAATCACAACAATTAAATGATAATACTAATATCCAACAACAATTAAACCAAGAAACTAATCAAATCAAATTCGCTGTAGTAGGTGCTGGAGCTAAAGAAGACGAGATTACTCGTGTACAAAACCAAAACCAAAACTACTCCGCTCAAAGATCAAATATCCAAGACGAACTGGTTACAGCACGACAAAACGGACAAATTATCCTCTCACACGCATCTACGAACATTAACATCATTCAACAGCTAGCCTCTCAAGACTCCTCATTCCTAAAAACGACCAACACCATCGGAAGTATCGTAAACCAACTTAACAAACCCCTTTCATAAATAAGCAGGGAAACAATTTAAAGTTAATTGAAGAAAATAGGTAGAAAATTATGTGGCTCCCCTCAACAGACCTCCAAAACAATCCTAGGGCAGCTGTTACCGTTCCAGGGACATCTATTGCTGGTGGACCAAACACAGCAACAGCAGATGAAATCATTGCTAAATTTGCGAAAGACTCTAACCCATTGATTATTACTGTCTACTATGTATACCAATCCGTTTTGGTAGCCCAAGACAACCTAGCAATTATTGCCCAAGAGCTTCAATCTAACGCCTCTGCCCAAACTTTCTTAAACAACCAAGAAGCTCTATACCAATACGTAACTATCCCAAAAAATAAGCTGGGAGACAACTCGTCTTCTTTCTTACAGAACGTCCAAGCGACAAACCAAGCTGTAGGAGCTTCTAGACAAGCATTACAAAACCAAATTTCAGGATTAGGGAATGCTTCTCAGGTGATTTCAAGTAATTTGAACACAAATAACAACATTATCCAACAGTCCTTACAAGTTGGTCAGGCATTAATTCAAACGTTCTCACAGATTGTGAGCTTGATAGCAAACATTTAATTATAAGGAACTTTTCAAAATGAACATCAATCCTATAGCACTAGCCAAAAAAGTTGAGACAGTTGTTCCTGAATCTACAAAGGTTATTTCTGATCAAATTCAGATCAATAAACCTTCAGCTATCTACTTTTGTATAGCTGTAATGTTACAGTTATCAACATCAACGACAGAATTTTCAAAATCGATCATGGCAGTGCTACAGGATAATACTGTAGCTCAACAAAAGAAAACTAAAGAGCTTATCAACCTGCCCCTCTTGAAAGTTCCTGATCTTCAAAAAGTTGATGACTTTGATGCAGATAAACCAGAATACAAAAACCAAACAGAAATCCAAGCTTTCCAATCTTCTAACCAGCAGATCTCCGCTAACCGCCAGCTTATCCAGCAAGAGCTCTCTGCAGCTCAACAAAGAGCGCAGGCTAACCAAAAAGCGGTAAACTCCACTTCAACGACATCTATGAAGCTATTACAAGCGACTACTGCACTCCTGTCTTCATTAAAAGAATACACTATTAAAGCAAATCTAACGACATCTGCATCTGACTAATTAGATAATGGCTTCTAATAAAACAATCCATGATCTAATATAAGGCATTACTAAAAAGACAAGAATCAGGTAAAACCTCCATGAGGGTTATCTTCCCAGATAAACAAAATAAAAACCCACTCATTACTCGGGTGCTTAAACAACTTCCTTCTTTTATCTTGGTAACCTCATGCGTTTCCCCTCTTATCTCCTATGTTTTGAAGAAAATGTTCGGTCTTCCGGGGATTCTTGAGACCTTAGCATTATCTACAGAGGGAATCCATAAGCATAAATTTTGGCAATTTCTTACCTACCCGCTAATCACAGCGGATTCTTTGTGTATCCATAAAGAAAAATGCATGGAGATTACACAACGCCTGCTCATAAGAAATGTCCTTGGATTTACTTTCTTTTATAAAGCAACCAATCACCTTATTCGGAAGTTAGGATCACTAACCTTCCTGATCCTTATTTCAGCACAGATTTTGTTTACAGGCGTTGTTATTTGGGCTCTTTTAAAACTCTTCCATAGCTCCCAAGCTCTGTTCGGGCCGGAGTGCCTAATTACCTCCCTAGTCCTTATCTGGGTATTCTTAGATCCAGAACAACGTTTAGGGCTACACCCTCTTCCCATCACCATATCGCGTAAATGGGGATTTGCAGCTTTAATTATCTTTTACTTCTTCATCCTAATATTTTCAGGAGCCTTTGCCATGTTCTTTGGATCTATTCTATCCATGGCTATAGGTGTGCTCTTTTGCTACAAAGAAAAAATCCCCAATCCCTACAGAATATCCAGGATGTTTTAATCTTCTTCAGCAAATAAAGCTAAAATCGCAGCCCTAGCCTCTCCTAATCCAGAAAGAACCCCCTCCTCAAAACGGAAAAAAGGATTCTCCTCCAATACGGAAAAATCCATGGGCTGCAATACATCGTCAGATGTTAGATTAGGAACTATGGATTCTCCCACACTTTGTAAACGCGATTTTTGATCTTCGCAAAGTTTGTCTAATAATTTATTGATCTTGCTCTTCACTTTTCTCTCTGCGTTTCTCTTTAAAAAATTGTTTCATTAGTTGTTCGGACTCTTCGTAACAAACCCCAGAACAGCACTCTACCTGATGAAAAGGATGTTTTTGTGTAAAAACATTCATCCAACTTCCACCAGCACCCAACCGAATGTCCGGAGCAGCCCAAACAATTCTTCGAATTCTAGCTAATTGAATAGCCCCCGCGCACATTAAACAAGGCTCCAAAGTACAATACAGCACAGTGTCACTCAAACGCCAATTCTCTAAATATTGTGCCGCAGCACCTATACATAAAATTTCAGCATGTGCCGTGGGATCTTGCAGCTGCTCAACAGTATTATGCCCTCGAGCAATTATTTTATTGTCTTTTACTATTACACAGCCCACAGGAACCTCGTCCAAATCATAAGCTTGACGAGCTTCCTTTAGGGCTTGTTTCATAAAAAATATATCTTTTTCTATATCCATGAGTTTTATTCTAAATAACTCTTAACTACTTTTTGAATTGGATTATAAAAAAAAACCATCCAATTAAGAAAAGAAAAAAAGCACTTGTATTACTTCAACAAGCATCCCTGAAATGGATCGCGGGACTTAGAATTTTTTTTTACAAACTAAAAAAACCCACTCCACAATACCAAAAGGTGTACATTAACAATCTTCTCAAGTATAATTGGCCTTTGCGGCAATTATTTTATTTTAAGGAGACATCCAATGTCTTTGGATAAGGGAACTAAAGAAGAAATCACAAAAAAGTTTCAGCTTCATGAGAAAGATACCGGTTCTGCAGATGTGCAAATCGCTATATTAACGGAGCACATTACAGAACTAAAAGAACATCTCAAAAGATCTCCTAAAGACCAAAACTCTCGACTAGCTTTACTAAAACTCGTAGGGCAAAGGAGAAAGCTCTTAGAGTATCTTAACTCTACAGATACTGAAAGATATAAAAATTTAATTACAAGATTGAATCTGAGAAAGTAATTTTTATTTATTCCCCCTGACAAATGACCTAATTAGGAGACCTTCATGACATTTGAAACTATTTCTGTTACCCTTGAAGAAGGTAAGACATTAGTATTTGAAACGGGGAAAGTTGCTCGGCAAGCTAACGGAGCTGTTCTTGCACGTATGCAAGAAACGTGGGTCTTTTCATCTGTATGTGCGTCTAATCTTGAAGAAGCAGTAGACTTCCTACCTTTTCGTGTCGACTATCAAGAAAGGTTTTCCTCTATTGGGAAAACTTTAGGTGGTTTCATCAAGAGAGAAGGTCGTCCTACAGAAAAAGAAATTTTGACTTCTCGTCTAATCGATCGATCTATGCGTCCTTCATTACCTAGTAGGTTAATGCAGGATGTTCAAATTTTATCTTACGTTTGGTCTTATGATGGGGAAACCTTACCTGATCCCCTAGCAATTTGTGGAGTTTCTGCTGCCCTAGCAATTTCTGATATTCCTCAAATTAGTATCGTAGCAGGTGTTCGTGTTGGTTTAGTAAATGGCTCTTGGGTAGTAAATCCAACAAAAGCTGAGATGGAAGTTTCCTCTATGGAACTCGTTTTAGCCGGAACCGAAAATGCCATCTTAATGATAGAAGGTCATTGCGACTTTCTCACTGAAGAACAAGTAATCGAAGCTATTGAATTTGGCCATAAACACATTGTTACCATTTGTAAAGCACTTCAAGACTGGCAAAAGCAAATAGGAAAAGCAAAGAACACTAGTGTTGTTATTCCTCTGCCAGAAGAAGTAAAATCCTCTGTAAACAGTTTGGTAGAAGGAAAATTTGCTGAACTTTTACAAATTAAAGAGAAAAAAGCTCTAGAAGCAGCTTCTAAGAAATTAGAAGAGGAAGTTTTAGAGAAATTACATGATGAAACTAGTGACATCCTCACTAATTTCAATATTAAATCGGCTTATAAAGAAGCCAAGTCTACCTACATGCGTTCCTTGATCAAAGATCAGGGTCTTCGTTCCGATGGACGTTCAGTAACAACAATTCGCCCTATTACTATTGAAACATCCTTCTTACCAAGAACCCATGGAAGTTGTCTTTTCACTCGTGGCGAAACTCAAACCGTAGCAGTCTGTACTTTAGGTAGTGAGGCTATGGCGCAACGTTATGAAGACTTAAATGGTGAAGGTCAGTCTAAATTCTACTTACAATACTTTTTCCCTCCTTTCTCAGTCGGAGAAGTAGGAAGAATAGGTTCTCCAGGAAGACGAGAAATTGGTCATGGCAAGCTTGCTGAAAAAGCTTTAAGTCATGCTCTTCCTGATCCTACGCAGTTCCCCTATACTATTCGTATAGAATCGAACATCACTGAATCTAATGGATCTTCTTCTATGGCTTCAGTTTGCGGAGGCTGTTTAGCCCTGATGGATGCTGGGGTTCCTATTAAAACTCCTATAGCGGGTATTGCTATGGGTTTAATCTTAGATGATGATCATATAGTCATTCTTTCTGATATCTCAGGAATTGAAGATCATCTAGGAGATATGGACTTCAAAGTAGCAGGAAATTCTGAAGGAATTACAGCGTTTCAAATGGATATTAAGGTAGAAGGAATCACTCCAGCTATCATGAAAGAAGCCTTAGCCCAAGCTAAAGCGGGACGTCAAAATATCCTTGCTACTATGAAAGCAGCTCTTTCTGCTCCTAAAACAGATTTATCACAATATGCTCCTCGTATTGAAACCATGCAGATCAAGCCTAATAAAATTGCTACTGTCATTGGACCTGGAGGAAAACAAATTCGTCAGATTATCGAAGAGACTGGCGTACAAATTGACATTAACGATTTAGGAATTGTTAGTATTTCTGCCTCCTCTCCAAAAGCAATAGAGAAAGCCAAGGGTATTATCGAAGGTTTAGTTGGAGAAGTAGAAATAGGCAAGATCTATGAAGGTCGTGTAACGTCTATAGTGCCTTTCGGAGCTTTTGTTGAAATACTTCCTGGTAAAGAAGGTCTTTGCCATATCTCTGAATTTTCTAAACAACGTATAGAAAACGTCGGTGACTTTGTTAAACAAGGAGATACCCTAGCTGTAAAACTCCTAAGCATTAACGAAAAAGGTCAATATAAACTTAGTCATAAAGCTACCTTAAGCGACTAATCTTCTTATTCCCCATTACATTTTCTAGCAGTTTGTAAAAAGAAAAAAGCCACATAAAATGTGGCTTTCTTCTTTTTGTCATTTGCTATACGTTGTTGAAGCTTACGACCTCTACAACTGGACGCCCTTAAGATGTTGGGGTATTATTTAACTTTAAAGTACCATCTTTCATAACATCTTCTTGAGGAGGAGGAGGAGGCAAATCGTCAGAAACCTTCTTAAACATCATCCCCTCTTCTTTTAAGCGAGCGCGTTTCTTTTCTGGATCCCAGGTATGATCCATAATCTCTTTAACGTCTTTAGCATCTAATGTCTCAAACTCTATCAACATCTGCGTCATAAGTTCAACTTCATCTCGATGCTCTCTAATTACAGTCAAAGCACGCTGATAAGCAGCGTCTAATAACGCTCTTAGCTCGCCATCAATAGATTTCGCGGTTTCTTCTGAGTAACTTTTCTCATGATAAGCTCCATAACCTGTAGAAGCGTCAGAACGCTCGTCATAAGTTACAGTACCTAACTGATCACTCATTCCCCACTCACACACCATACTACGAACTATTTTAGTAGCTTGAGAAATATCTTGCTGAGCACCACTAGAAACATCCCCTAAAAAGATTTCCTCTGCGGCACGCCCCCCCATAAGAACAGCTAACTGATCAAATAGTTCTTTCTTCCAATAGCTAAGCTTATTTTTCTCAGGAAGAAAATGCGTAGCTCCTAAAGATAAACCTCTAGGAATAATCGTCACCTTATCCACAGGATCCGCATGTTGAACACAAAGGCCAACAACAGCGTGTCCTGATTCATGATATGCTGTCGTTTTTCTTTCTTCAGCATCCATTTCTAAACTACGACGTTCCTTACCATAGAGAACCTTATCACGAGCTTCAGCAACGTCTACAGCCGTCACAGCAGTGCGATCCTTACGCGCAGCAAGAAGAGCTGCTTCATTTAATAAATTCTCTAAATCAGCTCCTGAAGCACCTGGTGTACTTCGTGCTACCGCCATCAAATCCACAGTAGG
This window of the Chlamydia sp. BM-2023 genome carries:
- a CDS encoding ABC transporter substrate-binding protein: MKKKFLCYFLTTSLLLFFWELFAKNNASFSFLCPPPSKVAANFLQSLPLILSSSWYTLQGILGGFFLAVLLSLTLVIIMLAYKPAKELLHPFFIFVQCTPMFTLAPLIVLWFGWGLSAVVVPTALTVFFPLTIAIYQGITSTPEELLEQFILHQATRKQIFIKLRLPHALPHIFSGLKIAMGSAGFAAIAGEWVASQSGLGILILESRRNYDMEMTFSGLFALTAITFILFQTILLSEKLTFALFRIEKITKFRLVKFKLAVLFIPLLLIPIWKVKSKQAQINSLTPITLLLDWTPNPNHIPLYAGVAQGFFSEQGIDLRIQKSTYTGAVIPHILFEQVDLTLYHALGVIKTSIQGAPVQIVGSLIDSTLQGFIYRLSDNITKIEDLNNKVLGFCLNNTRDLSCLLETLRLQGVVPSEVKNVSSDLISPMLLKKIDFLYGAYYNIEGVKLNTLGTPVGWFLSDSYGLPTGPQLLLCGKKDTKATSPQVVQAIQTALQKSINFCQKHPKKAFQAYVKATQDTPKILKDEILQWEMTYPLLAKSQDPISEKLANTLLQAIIHRYPNFTDKIAGFSLSQIYPTTSLVVQDEKKHEQDEIAHLEGLPSASDQL
- a CDS encoding nucleoside monophosphate kinase, which produces MIDETIANSIKLYTKPFSSILLFGPPGAGKDLLGDFIAHGGSQVYVSLGDIFRCYPIGSPIRQLFHRYAVTGALVPDEDVVAVWNYYVQGLIATGKFLPDRQDLLISGLPRTLGQAKLLESYITVRHVIILEVHEEATLLERTQHSLYSKGRINEVSVEVLQKRLASYKKDIDALIQYYPIHKVSRIRADQKPMEVLRDVLSRLAHVFSHPGRPAR
- a CDS encoding MarC family protein, which codes for MNSVSFLLPQACILLLAADTLTNVLVLNLVLSRFSRKERLLLLVKESFFALLGMFALYWAALGTLHVLKTPLCAIQAVGGIAVTLSGLRAVLNLSKENSWKSFTTGTSLSSVTPIALPLMIGPSWLAACCILVGKNYNFASVSFILVLSWILISLTTILLQVFVGGGQGKAKVLLATQTVLGLFVTIVGTQLLLSGLQQAFL
- a CDS encoding MarC family protein — its product is MLTLINLSLLFYVLFDAPGSVPVFVSLLKNYSAKKQQRIILRECIFALITLLLFITFGRKIFQFLDISLYAFQFIGGVLLFSVSLKMMLVSPSSNADNAAGQSEPIFFPLAFPIITGPAVITSLLSYMEERLFSKEIILGAMIIAWVLSVFTLLSSSFFNRILGSSGLLALERLFSIALLLMSANLMLKGISIAFNIGFYIK
- a CDS encoding methionyl aminopeptidase; this translates as MKRNDPCWCGSNRKWKHCHYPQSPQLSWEQQKEYYASHYNIILKTPEQIEKIRHACKVTAKILDELCNAAKEGVTTEELDQLSRKLHKDYNAIPAPLNYGSPPFTKTICTSLNEVICHGIPNDIPLKNGDIMNIDVSCIVDGYFGDCSKMVLIGDVSDIKKRVCQASLECLNASIAILKPNLPLCEIGEVIEECADEYGFSVVDQFVGHGVGIQFHENPYVPHYRNRCEIPLAPGMIFTIEPMINVGKKEGIIDPKNHWEARTCDNQPSAQWEHTVLITETGYEILTLLEK
- a CDS encoding DUF720 domain-containing protein, which produces MTVQPTGITPAASVTAGAATPAAALPPLDPLNTPPIGALLFSIYELLLQAIEIRQQTVLTQSQQLNDNTNIQQQLNQETNQIKFAVVGAGAKEDEITRVQNQNQNYSAQRSNIQDELVTARQNGQIILSHASTNINIIQQLASQDSSFLKTTNTIGSIVNQLNKPLS
- a CDS encoding DUF720 domain-containing protein — encoded protein: MWLPSTDLQNNPRAAVTVPGTSIAGGPNTATADEIIAKFAKDSNPLIITVYYVYQSVLVAQDNLAIIAQELQSNASAQTFLNNQEALYQYVTIPKNKLGDNSSSFLQNVQATNQAVGASRQALQNQISGLGNASQVISSNLNTNNNIIQQSLQVGQALIQTFSQIVSLIANI
- a CDS encoding CT847 family type III secretion system effector, whose protein sequence is MNINPIALAKKVETVVPESTKVISDQIQINKPSAIYFCIAVMLQLSTSTTEFSKSIMAVLQDNTVAQQKKTKELINLPLLKVPDLQKVDDFDADKPEYKNQTEIQAFQSSNQQISANRQLIQQELSAAQQRAQANQKAVNSTSTTSMKLLQATTALLSSLKEYTIKANLTTSASD
- the tadA gene encoding tRNA adenosine(34) deaminase TadA yields the protein MDIEKDIFFMKQALKEARQAYDLDEVPVGCVIVKDNKIIARGHNTVEQLQDPTAHAEILCIGAAAQYLENWRLSDTVLYCTLEPCLMCAGAIQLARIRRIVWAAPDIRLGAGGSWMNVFTQKHPFHQVECCSGVCYEESEQLMKQFFKEKRREKSEEQDQ
- the rpsO gene encoding 30S ribosomal protein S15, with product MSLDKGTKEEITKKFQLHEKDTGSADVQIAILTEHITELKEHLKRSPKDQNSRLALLKLVGQRRKLLEYLNSTDTERYKNLITRLNLRK